From the genome of Streptomyces sp. NBC_00659, one region includes:
- a CDS encoding endonuclease/exonuclease/phosphatase family protein, translated as MPTSSSASPLPASRTESDGSAVIRVLSYNIRSMRDDTAALARVISACAPDLVLVQEAPRFFRWRKKLARLAAASGLVILSGGATASGPALLCTLRATVERTEDVLLPLTPGLHRRGFATAVVRFGGARLGVLSCHLSLQKDERYEQSGLLLDRLAGFGTPHAVAGGDLNERPTGPTFRRLAGALQDGWATRPWGGEHTWTFAGPDRRIDAVFATPGIEVLGCGVPLGLPGVGEDDLRAATDHLPVLAALRVPAS; from the coding sequence ATGCCGACCAGCTCCTCCGCCAGTCCGCTGCCCGCGTCCCGCACCGAATCCGACGGTTCGGCCGTCATCCGCGTGCTCAGCTACAACATCCGCTCGATGCGCGACGACACCGCAGCGCTCGCCCGGGTGATCAGCGCCTGCGCACCGGACCTCGTACTGGTCCAGGAGGCGCCGCGCTTCTTCCGCTGGCGCAAGAAGCTCGCGCGTCTTGCCGCCGCCTCCGGGCTCGTCATCCTGTCCGGAGGCGCCACCGCCTCCGGGCCCGCGCTGCTGTGCACCCTGCGGGCCACCGTGGAGCGCACCGAGGACGTCCTGCTCCCGCTCACCCCGGGGCTGCACCGGCGGGGCTTCGCCACGGCGGTCGTGCGGTTCGGCGGAGCCCGGCTCGGCGTGCTGAGCTGCCATCTGTCGCTCCAGAAGGACGAGCGCTACGAGCAGAGCGGCCTGCTCCTCGACCGTCTCGCCGGTTTCGGCACCCCGCACGCCGTCGCGGGCGGCGACCTCAACGAACGCCCGACAGGACCGACGTTCCGCCGTCTGGCGGGCGCGCTCCAGGACGGCTGGGCGACCCGTCCCTGGGGCGGGGAACACACCTGGACGTTCGCGGGCCCCGACCGGCGCATCGACGCCGTCTTCGCCACGCCCGGCATCGAGGTCCTCGGCTGCGGAGTGCCGCTCGGCCTGCCCGGCGTGGGCGAGGACGACCTGAGGGCGGCCACGGACCATCTGCCCGTACTGGCCGCCCTCAGAGTGCCCGCGTCCTGA